One region of Bradyrhizobium betae genomic DNA includes:
- a CDS encoding LLM class flavin-dependent oxidoreductase: MARLKFGAFLAPHHPIGEHPMLQFRRDLDLVEQLDALGYDEFWCGEHHSSGWEMIASPEMFLAAAGERTKRIKLGTGVVSLPYHHPYNVAQRMVQLDHMTGGRAIFGSGPGALASDAHTLGIDPMTQRDRQDEAIGVIRRLFNGERVTAKSDWFTMNDAALQILPLQEEMPFVVASQISPSGMTLAGKYGIGIISLGSMTTQGLMSLQQQWQFAEDAAKKHGTTVDRANWRVLLTFHVAETREQARKEAGAGLMRWHNEYNVGTLKRPGLTAFASPDEAVDKTAFVEGAASVIGTPDDLVKMIKNVMQVSGGVGAVIGFVHDWANPEATRRSWDMVARYVVPEINGYTDGLRRSQKFVIENRAIFERAGQAVMAKIMQNEKAAEALKVTGPGRVAIPAVNAPDLQKEAAKR; this comes from the coding sequence ATGGCGCGCCTGAAATTCGGAGCCTTCCTTGCCCCGCATCACCCGATCGGGGAGCATCCGATGCTTCAGTTCCGGCGCGATCTCGACCTGGTCGAGCAGCTCGACGCGCTTGGTTATGACGAGTTCTGGTGCGGCGAGCATCATTCCTCCGGTTGGGAGATGATCGCCTCGCCCGAGATGTTCCTGGCGGCGGCGGGCGAGCGCACCAAGCGGATCAAGCTCGGCACCGGCGTGGTGTCGCTGCCCTATCACCATCCCTACAACGTCGCGCAGCGCATGGTGCAGCTCGACCACATGACCGGCGGCCGCGCCATCTTCGGCTCCGGCCCCGGCGCGCTGGCCTCCGACGCACATACGCTCGGCATCGACCCGATGACGCAGCGCGACCGCCAGGACGAGGCGATCGGCGTGATCCGCCGCCTGTTCAACGGTGAGCGCGTCACCGCCAAGAGCGACTGGTTCACCATGAACGACGCCGCGCTGCAGATCCTGCCGCTGCAGGAGGAGATGCCGTTCGTGGTGGCGTCGCAGATCTCGCCCTCCGGCATGACGCTCGCCGGCAAATACGGCATCGGCATCATCTCGCTGGGCTCGATGACGACGCAGGGCCTGATGTCGCTGCAGCAGCAATGGCAGTTCGCCGAGGACGCCGCCAAGAAGCACGGCACCACCGTCGATCGCGCGAACTGGCGCGTGCTCTTGACCTTCCACGTCGCCGAAACCCGCGAGCAGGCCCGCAAGGAGGCCGGCGCGGGGCTGATGCGCTGGCACAACGAATATAATGTCGGCACGCTGAAGCGGCCGGGACTGACCGCATTCGCCTCACCCGACGAGGCCGTGGACAAGACCGCGTTCGTCGAGGGCGCCGCATCCGTCATCGGCACGCCTGACGATCTCGTCAAGATGATCAAGAACGTGATGCAGGTCTCCGGCGGTGTCGGCGCCGTGATCGGCTTCGTGCACGACTGGGCCAATCCGGAAGCCACGCGCCGGAGCTGGGACATGGTGGCCCGTTATGTCGTGCCGGAGATCAACGGCTATACCGACGGCCTGCGCCGGTCGCAGAAATTCGTGATCGAGAACCGCGCGATCTTCGAGCGTGCGGGACAGGCCGTGATGGCCAAGATCATGCAGAACGAGAAGGCCGCCGAGGCGCTGAAGGTGACCGGCCCCGGCCGCGTCGCGATTCCCGCCGTCAACGCGCCGGATCTGCAGAAGGAAGCGGCCAAGCGATAG
- a CDS encoding cytochrome P450, protein MSMQNMAAPELPYTAPKRNELTHIPGDEGWPIVGKTFQVLADPKGHIEANAAKYGPVYRTHVFGETNVVLLGPEANELVMFDQQKLFSSTHGWNKVLGLLFPRGLMLLDFDEHRLHRKALSVAFKSGPMKSYLSDLDRGIAARVAQWKANPGEMQLYPAMKQLTLDLAAASFLGADIGPEVDEINRAFVDMVAAAVAPIRRPLPGTQMARGVAGRKRIVAYFRQQIPLRRGNHGGDDLFSQLCRATHEDGALLSEQDIIDHMSFLMMAAHDTLTSSLTSFVGELAANPDWQDRLRAEVLALGLAPGAPSSFDDLEKMPLSEMAFKEALRIKPPVPSMPRRAMRDVTFRGFTIPAGTAVGVNPLYTHHMKEIWPEPDRFDPLRFTEEAQRNRHRFAWVPFGGGAHMCLGLHFAYMQAKCFARHFLQNLEVSLEPGYKPDWQMWPIPKPRDGLRVRVKAVQVS, encoded by the coding sequence ATGTCGATGCAGAATATGGCCGCGCCTGAGCTTCCCTACACCGCGCCGAAGCGCAACGAGCTGACGCACATCCCCGGCGACGAGGGCTGGCCGATTGTTGGCAAGACCTTTCAGGTGCTCGCCGATCCCAAGGGGCACATCGAAGCGAACGCCGCCAAATACGGCCCGGTCTACCGCACCCATGTTTTCGGCGAGACCAATGTCGTGCTGCTCGGGCCCGAGGCCAACGAGCTCGTGATGTTCGACCAGCAGAAGCTGTTCTCCTCGACCCATGGCTGGAACAAGGTGCTCGGGCTGCTGTTTCCGCGCGGCTTGATGCTGCTCGATTTCGACGAGCACCGGCTGCATCGCAAGGCGCTGTCTGTCGCGTTCAAGTCCGGGCCGATGAAATCCTATCTGTCCGATCTCGACCGCGGCATCGCCGCGCGCGTCGCGCAGTGGAAGGCGAACCCGGGCGAGATGCAGCTTTATCCGGCGATGAAGCAGCTCACGCTCGATCTCGCCGCGGCGTCCTTTCTCGGCGCCGATATCGGCCCGGAGGTCGACGAGATCAACCGCGCCTTCGTCGACATGGTCGCCGCCGCCGTCGCGCCGATCCGCCGCCCATTGCCGGGCACGCAGATGGCGCGCGGCGTGGCGGGCCGCAAGCGCATCGTCGCCTATTTCCGCCAGCAGATTCCGCTGCGGCGCGGCAATCATGGCGGCGACGACCTGTTCTCGCAGCTCTGCCGTGCCACCCATGAGGATGGTGCCCTGCTGTCCGAGCAGGACATCATCGACCACATGAGCTTCCTGATGATGGCGGCGCACGACACGCTGACCTCGTCGCTGACCTCCTTCGTCGGCGAGCTCGCCGCCAATCCGGACTGGCAGGACAGGCTGCGGGCGGAAGTTCTTGCGCTCGGGCTTGCGCCGGGTGCGCCGAGCAGCTTCGACGATCTCGAAAAAATGCCGCTGTCGGAAATGGCGTTCAAGGAGGCGCTGCGGATCAAGCCGCCGGTGCCCTCGATGCCGCGCCGCGCGATGCGCGATGTCACCTTCAGGGGATTTACGATTCCCGCCGGCACCGCGGTCGGCGTCAATCCGCTCTACACGCACCACATGAAGGAGATCTGGCCGGAGCCTGATCGCTTCGATCCCTTGCGCTTCACCGAGGAAGCCCAGCGCAACCGCCACCGCTTCGCCTGGGTGCCGTTCGGCGGCGGCGCGCATATGTGCCTCGGCCTGCACTTTGCCTACATGCAGGCCAAGTGCTTCGCGCGGCACTTCCTGCAAAACCTCGAGGTCTCGCTGGAGCCGGGCTACAAGCCGGACTGGCAGATGTGGCCGATCCCGAAGCCGCGGGATGGGCTGAGGGTACGAGTGAAGGCGGTGCAGGTTTCGTAG
- a CDS encoding SDR family NAD(P)-dependent oxidoreductase, with protein sequence MGRLDGKVAVITGATSGIGLRTAEVFVAEGAKIVIAGRRIPEGEALAKQLGANCVFRQTDVTVEAQMQALVALAVEKFGRIDCLFNNAGGPAQTGGIEALEVERFDAAMATLVRSVMLGMKHAAPFMKKQGSGSIINNGSIAGRLAGFSSSVVYGAAKAAVIHLTKCVAMELGESNVRVNSVSPGAIATGIFGKALGLSTEAAEKTPAVMRDVYKTAQPIPRAGIPDDIAHAAVFLASDESSFINGHDLVIDGAITGGRNWSQQQQGLAALRNAFDQGA encoded by the coding sequence ATGGGCAGGCTTGACGGCAAGGTTGCGGTGATCACGGGCGCGACGAGCGGGATCGGATTGCGCACTGCGGAAGTCTTCGTTGCCGAAGGTGCCAAAATTGTGATCGCGGGGCGGCGTATACCGGAGGGTGAAGCGCTGGCGAAGCAGCTCGGGGCCAACTGCGTCTTCCGCCAGACCGATGTGACGGTCGAGGCGCAGATGCAGGCGCTGGTCGCGCTCGCGGTGGAGAAGTTCGGCCGGATCGACTGCCTCTTCAACAATGCCGGCGGTCCGGCGCAGACCGGCGGCATCGAAGCCCTCGAGGTCGAGCGCTTCGACGCGGCGATGGCGACGCTGGTGCGCAGCGTCATGCTCGGGATGAAGCACGCCGCGCCCTTCATGAAGAAGCAGGGGTCGGGCAGCATCATCAACAACGGCAGCATTGCCGGCCGCCTCGCCGGCTTCTCCTCGTCCGTCGTCTACGGCGCGGCCAAGGCGGCGGTGATCCACCTCACCAAATGCGTGGCGATGGAGCTCGGCGAGTCCAATGTGCGTGTCAATTCGGTCTCGCCCGGTGCGATCGCGACCGGCATTTTCGGCAAAGCGCTGGGCCTGTCGACGGAAGCTGCCGAGAAGACGCCGGCGGTGATGCGCGACGTCTACAAGACCGCCCAGCCGATCCCGCGCGCCGGCATCCCCGACGACATCGCCCATGCCGCGGTGTTCCTGGCGAGCGACGAATCCAGCTTCATCAACGGCCACGACCTCGTCATCGACGGCGCCATCACCGGCGGCCGCAACTGGAGCCAGCAGCAGCAGGGCCTAGCGGCCTTGCGAAATGCATTCGATCAGGGGGCGTAG
- a CDS encoding sensor histidine kinase codes for MQKLIDEFRNGWQGEAPPSLALSIAFAVTCLLVATLTRWGLAHVRPDVYFTPYFPAVFFAAAFGGLRIGIITALVGGVLGVVVNFGDAFADRSRFTLLTLYWCVCALTIWGVEHYRTMLTEQRRISRRLIEEEDYRKLLVDELQHRLKNKLSTVHAVLHQVLHDEPQVWARIDPRLRSLATTDDLISRIDKAGCDIRDLLIAELGPYGHVRFTLNGDRLFLPPKLAVTLSLMFHELATNAGKYGAFSAPCGLLQVSWTVSGDRLTITWDETEGPSIGQVSAPGFGTKLLKSALSAFDGKTEVSYLATGLHCIMQCRIPPSG; via the coding sequence ATGCAGAAGCTGATCGATGAATTCCGCAACGGCTGGCAGGGCGAGGCACCACCCTCGCTCGCGCTGAGCATCGCTTTCGCGGTCACCTGCCTGCTGGTCGCAACGCTGACGCGCTGGGGTCTCGCGCATGTGCGACCGGACGTCTACTTCACGCCTTACTTCCCGGCCGTGTTCTTCGCCGCGGCGTTCGGCGGCTTGCGGATCGGCATCATCACCGCGCTGGTCGGCGGCGTGCTCGGCGTCGTCGTCAATTTCGGCGATGCTTTTGCGGATCGGTCCCGGTTCACCCTGCTGACGCTGTATTGGTGCGTCTGCGCCCTCACCATCTGGGGCGTCGAGCATTATCGCACGATGCTGACGGAGCAGCGCCGGATCTCCAGGCGCCTGATCGAGGAAGAGGACTATCGCAAGCTATTGGTCGACGAGCTTCAGCACCGGCTGAAGAACAAGCTGTCGACGGTGCATGCCGTGCTGCATCAGGTGCTGCATGACGAGCCGCAGGTCTGGGCCCGGATCGACCCCCGGCTGCGTTCTCTGGCCACGACCGACGATTTGATCTCGCGGATCGACAAAGCGGGCTGCGACATCCGCGATCTGCTGATCGCGGAGCTCGGGCCTTACGGCCATGTCCGCTTCACCCTCAATGGCGACCGGCTGTTCCTGCCGCCGAAGCTCGCGGTCACGCTGTCACTGATGTTTCACGAGCTCGCCACCAACGCCGGTAAATATGGTGCGTTCTCCGCACCGTGCGGATTGTTGCAGGTGTCATGGACCGTCAGCGGCGACCGGCTGACCATTACCTGGGACGAGACCGAAGGCCCGAGCATCGGCCAGGTGTCGGCGCCGGGTTTCGGCACCAAATTGCTGAAGTCCGCGCTATCGGCCTTCGACGGCAAGACCGAGGTCTCGTATCTGGCGACCGGCCTGCATTGCATCATGCAATGCCGCATCCCGCCAAGCGGCTAG
- a CDS encoding putative bifunctional diguanylate cyclase/phosphodiesterase, with protein sequence MNDNRYSGASEAELGFLKEIVRMLPAGLTVQDAQGELLLVNDVAAAQLGMDGSRPSPDLAQRREACQRALTAGQAVVTEEALHDGAARQVLLTTHRPVRLAGRELLISASSDITEQKNFEDQLFRSAYFDELTGLPSRRVIEHRANSLLAREGNGGRFALAFLDVDNFKHINDYYGHAVGDALLVELSKRLGRDLRESDMLSRISGDEFLLLLSPIQSQEEVAEFIQSTLERLTAPFFIDNSEVFASTSVGISLYPDHGRSFETLRQNADIAMYRIKNGGKGSAAFFDSSMEREALARMKIEQSLRLAILEKRFCCAFQSKVDIRTQAVKGIEALVRLRDDEGVIQAPGSFINLAGELGLIDELTHLVLAEIVKSIDLINDTFGAEATISINVAAKQAGNPEFMRNFAQALEDTGFPQRFMIEVTEDAFVAKSHFQSEILPMFRKLGVGISIDDFGTGYSSLSALADITADEIKIDRSFITDIHKRPRSQGILRAIESLSEALGMTVIAEGLESYEELAYLQAATKIRYAQGYYFARPIFLEELKLATPASSEARGSVASRPLQQNRQGYSRANGYRR encoded by the coding sequence ATGAACGACAACAGGTATTCCGGCGCGAGCGAAGCCGAACTCGGATTTCTCAAGGAAATCGTTAGAATGCTGCCGGCCGGCCTGACCGTGCAGGACGCACAAGGCGAGCTTCTGCTGGTTAACGATGTCGCGGCCGCCCAGCTCGGCATGGACGGCAGCCGCCCCTCACCCGATCTCGCACAGCGCCGGGAAGCCTGCCAGCGGGCACTGACCGCCGGCCAGGCTGTCGTCACCGAGGAAGCACTTCACGACGGCGCCGCGCGCCAGGTGCTGCTGACCACACATCGTCCGGTCCGCCTTGCCGGACGCGAGCTCCTGATCTCGGCCTCCTCTGATATCACCGAGCAGAAGAACTTCGAGGACCAGCTGTTCCGCTCGGCCTATTTCGACGAGCTGACCGGCCTTCCCTCGCGGCGCGTGATCGAACATCGCGCCAACAGCTTGCTGGCGCGCGAGGGCAACGGCGGACGCTTCGCGCTCGCTTTTCTCGACGTCGACAATTTCAAGCACATCAACGACTATTACGGCCACGCCGTCGGCGACGCGCTGCTGGTCGAGCTGTCGAAGCGGCTCGGGCGCGACTTGCGCGAATCCGACATGCTCTCGCGCATCTCCGGCGACGAATTCCTGCTGCTGCTCTCGCCGATCCAGAGCCAGGAGGAGGTCGCCGAATTCATACAATCGACGCTGGAGCGGCTGACCGCGCCTTTCTTCATCGACAATTCGGAGGTCTTCGCCTCCACCTCGGTCGGCATCAGCCTCTATCCCGACCACGGCCGCAGCTTCGAGACGCTGCGCCAGAACGCCGACATCGCGATGTACCGCATCAAGAACGGCGGCAAGGGATCGGCGGCCTTCTTCGACTCCAGCATGGAGCGCGAGGCCCTGGCGCGGATGAAGATCGAGCAGTCGCTGCGGCTCGCCATCCTGGAAAAACGCTTCTGCTGCGCGTTCCAGTCCAAGGTCGACATCAGGACGCAGGCGGTCAAGGGTATCGAGGCGCTGGTGCGGCTGCGCGACGACGAAGGCGTGATCCAGGCGCCGGGCTCGTTCATCAACCTGGCCGGCGAGCTCGGGCTGATCGACGAGCTCACCCATCTCGTGCTGGCCGAGATCGTCAAGTCGATCGACCTGATCAACGACACCTTTGGCGCGGAAGCCACCATCAGCATCAACGTCGCCGCCAAGCAGGCCGGCAATCCGGAATTCATGCGCAACTTCGCGCAGGCGCTGGAGGACACCGGCTTTCCGCAGCGCTTCATGATCGAGGTGACCGAAGACGCATTCGTCGCCAAGAGCCATTTCCAGTCGGAAATCCTGCCGATGTTCCGCAAGCTCGGCGTCGGCATCTCCATCGACGATTTCGGGACCGGCTATTCCTCGCTCTCGGCGCTCGCCGACATCACAGCCGACGAGATCAAGATCGACCGCTCCTTCATCACCGACATCCATAAGCGCCCGCGCAGCCAGGGCATCCTGCGCGCCATCGAATCCCTGAGCGAGGCGCTCGGCATGACCGTGATCGCCGAAGGGCTCGAATCCTACGAAGAGCTCGCCTATCTCCAGGCCGCGACCAAGATCCGCTACGCCCAGGGCTATTATTTCGCCCGGCCGATCTTCCTTGAGGAGCTGAAGCTTGCCACGCCCGCCTCGAGCGAAGCACGTGGCAGCGTCGCCAGCCGCCCGCTGCAGCAGAACCGCCAGGGCTATTCACGGGCGAACGGGTATCGGCGGTAG
- a CDS encoding sigma-54 interaction domain-containing protein, whose translation MPSPPSVSDPAYVRARAMVTLFERLEHLCEGAIAIDRGGRVIYVNEKYLASLGLKQTAEAIGRPIEEIIPNSLMRNVAESGEPILLDIMELGGEQLVVTRMPIEDEERNVIGAIGFVLYDHIEGLKPLLARVTRLESDLRLARRQLSHARAARFTLADFVGTTPAIAQAKEFAKRAARQSVTVLLTGETGTGKELLAQAIHNASSRAEKPFVSVNVAAIPETLIESEFFGTAPGAYTGADRRGREGKFRLADGGTLFLDEIGEMPLQLQAKLLRVLQEREIEPLGSDKITKVDLRVIAATNVDLRKRVSDGAFRADLYYRLNVLSIDLPPLRKCIDDLPDICARLIEDISASGDFVNARITPSGLVALARYDWPGNVRELRNILERALILSDSGRLTGDDFVHILPVSANIDVAPVPRMTGSVLPYAEAEAEFEKQTLEHALAASNGQITEAARMLRISRATFYKKLAKFGLASGSPPV comes from the coding sequence ATGCCCTCTCCCCCCTCCGTCAGCGATCCCGCCTATGTCCGCGCACGGGCGATGGTGACGCTGTTCGAGCGGCTGGAGCATTTGTGCGAGGGCGCGATTGCGATCGATCGCGGCGGGCGGGTGATCTACGTCAACGAGAAATATCTGGCGTCGCTCGGCCTGAAACAGACGGCGGAGGCGATCGGGCGGCCGATCGAGGAGATCATCCCGAACAGCCTGATGCGGAACGTGGCCGAAAGCGGCGAGCCGATCCTGCTCGACATCATGGAGCTCGGCGGCGAGCAGCTCGTGGTCACCCGCATGCCGATCGAGGACGAGGAGCGCAACGTCATCGGCGCGATCGGCTTCGTGCTCTATGACCACATCGAAGGCCTGAAGCCGCTGCTCGCGCGCGTCACCCGGCTCGAGAGCGACCTGCGGCTGGCACGGCGGCAATTGTCGCACGCCCGCGCGGCGCGCTTCACCCTGGCCGATTTCGTCGGCACGACACCGGCGATCGCACAGGCAAAGGAATTTGCCAAACGCGCGGCGCGGCAGAGCGTGACCGTGCTGCTCACCGGCGAGACCGGCACCGGCAAGGAGCTGCTGGCCCAGGCGATCCACAATGCATCCTCGCGCGCGGAAAAACCGTTCGTCAGCGTCAATGTCGCGGCGATCCCGGAGACGCTGATCGAATCCGAATTCTTCGGCACCGCGCCGGGCGCCTATACCGGCGCCGACCGCAGGGGACGCGAAGGCAAATTCCGCCTCGCCGACGGCGGCACGCTGTTCCTCGACGAGATCGGCGAGATGCCGCTGCAGCTGCAGGCCAAGCTGCTGCGCGTGTTGCAGGAGCGCGAGATCGAGCCGCTCGGCTCGGACAAGATCACCAAGGTCGATTTGCGCGTCATCGCCGCAACCAATGTGGACCTGCGCAAGCGCGTCAGCGACGGCGCCTTCCGCGCCGATCTCTATTACCGCCTCAACGTGCTCTCGATCGACCTTCCGCCCTTGCGAAAATGCATCGACGATCTGCCTGACATCTGCGCGCGGCTAATCGAGGACATCAGCGCCTCCGGCGATTTCGTCAATGCGAGGATCACGCCGAGCGGGCTTGTGGCGCTCGCGCGCTACGATTGGCCCGGCAATGTCCGCGAGCTCCGCAACATCCTGGAGCGCGCGCTGATCCTGAGCGATTCCGGACGCCTGACCGGCGACGATTTCGTTCACATCCTGCCGGTCAGCGCAAACATCGACGTAGCGCCGGTGCCGCGGATGACCGGCTCGGTCCTGCCCTATGCCGAAGCCGAGGCCGAGTTCGAGAAGCAGACGCTCGAACATGCGCTGGCTGCCAGCAACGGCCAGATCACGGAAGCCGCGCGCATGCTGCGGATCTCGCGCGCGACCTTCTACAAGAAACTCGCCAAGTTCGGGCTGGCGTCCGGATCGCCGCCTGTCTGA